Proteins from a genomic interval of Nerophis lumbriciformis linkage group LG01, RoL_Nlum_v2.1, whole genome shotgun sequence:
- the acvrl1 gene encoding serine/threonine-protein kinase receptor R3, with the protein MAGSACLTAVLVGLLLLASACHAESEGDGKRLCTCENDKGTCVNDTCRGDVCFYMWVHGHEEKGCFSNHNYREQCFTSFERFHVYCCREDLCNAYATPPPNIDGETTTMSPQQPRPELWITVALLLLFMVASLCGLLIFLRFRRAHSRLKNVDDHDVTMLKVPNGDDPTYGGIFDEFCTSGSGTGLPYLVQRTMARQISLVECVGKGRYGEVWRGTWMGESVAVKIFSSRDEQSWFRETEIYNTVQLRHDNILGFIASDMTSKNSSTQLWLVTHFHELGSLYDFLQYSSLEPESCLRMCLSMACGLVHLHTEIVSSQGKPAIAHRDLKSRNILVKRNGQCCIADLGLAVIHSQSNDYLDVGHNPRVGTKRYMAPEVLDESIRMDVFESYKQTDIWALGLVFWEISRRTIVNGIVEEYRPPFFDLVPSDPSYEEMKKVVCVDQQRPSLHNRLHSHPIMTSIVKIMKECWFQNSPARLTALRVKKTLSKLDHDSDFRIKKLKQDI; encoded by the exons ATGGCAGGCTCTGCTTGCTTAACAGCGGTACTCGTTGGACTGTTGCTGTTGGCCTCTGCTTGCCACGCAG AGTCAGAGGGTGATGGTAAGCGGCTGTGTACGTGCGAGAATGACAAAGGCACTTGTGTGAACGACACATGCCGAGGGGACGTCTGCTTCTACATGTGGGTGCACGGCCACGAGGAGAAAGGCTGCTTCTCGAATCATAACTACAGAGAGCAGTGCTTCACTTCCTTTGAACGCTTCCACGTCTACTGTTGCAGAGAGGACCTATGCAACGCCTATGCCACGCCACCTCCAAACATAG ATGGAGAGACGACGACGATGTCCCCACAGCAGCCTCGTCCAGAGCTGTGGATCACTGTGGCTCTGCTCCTCTTGTTCATGGTGGCCAGTTTATGCGGCCTGCTGATATTCCTGCGCTTCCGACGTGCACATTCCCGCCTCAAAAATGTTGATGACCATGATGTCACCATGCTCAAGGTCCCCAATGGAGACGACCCTACATATGGT GGTATATTTGATGAGTTTTGTACATCAGGCAGTGGAACCGGGCTGCCCTATCTGGTCCAAAGGACTATGGCCCGGCAGATCTCTCTTGTGGAATGTGTTG GTAAGGGCAGGTATGGAGAGGTGTGGAGGGGAACTTGGATGGGTGAGAGTGTAGCTGTCAAAATCTTCTCCTCAAGGGACGAGCAATCATGGTTCAGAGAGACGGAGATTTACAATACTGTGCAGCTCAGGCACGACAACATATTGG GCTTCATAGCGTCTGATATGACATCCAAGAATTCCAGCACCCAGCTGTGGCTCGTCACGCACTTTCACGAGCTGGGTTCGCTCTACGACTTCCTGCAGTACAGCAGTTTGGAGCCCGAGAGCTGCCTGAGGATGTGTCTGTCTATGGCCTGTGGCTTGGTCCACCTCCATACCGAGATCGTCAGCTCCCAGGGCAAACCGGCCATCGCCCACCGAGATTTGAAAAGCAGAAATATCCTGGTGAAGAGGAATGGGCAGTGCTGCATCGCTGACCTTG GTCTGGCTGTGATTCACTCTCAGTCCAATGACTATCTGGATGTGGGCCACAACCCTCGAGTTGGGACTAAACGCTACATGGCGCCGGAGGTGCTGGATGAGAGCATACGTATGGATGTCTTTGAGTCCTACAAGCAAACAGACATCTGGGCCCTGGGCTTGGTCTTCTGGGAAATTTCACGCAGAACAATTGTCAACG GGATTGTGGAAGAGTATCGTCCTCCCTTCTTTGACCTGGTGCCCTCCGATCCCAGCTATGAAGAGATGAAGAAAGTAGTCTGTGTGGACCAGCAGAGACCCAGCTTGCACAACCGGCTTCACTCCCACCCA